A segment of the Cloacibacillus sp. genome:
GATCATTAATAACAACCCCGTTAGCGCCAACGACAATATCGGAACTTATGTTGATACATGGAAGAACAGCGGAATTTACTCCTAAGAACGAACCATCTTCCATCTGCACACCACCAGCAAGATGACAGCCTGGTGCGATATGACAAAAATTTCCAATACGGCAGTCGTGGTCAATCGAAGCTGATGTATTGATTATTGTATGAGCGCCTATAACTGTATCGGGCTGAATAACCACACCTGCAAATATCACAGACCCTTCCTTTATGGTTACAGACTTATGAATCCACGCATGAGGGTGAACCAATGTATCCCAGCGCACATTTACAAAATTTTTGCTGATATTGCGGCGCACTTCGTTGTTTCCGATAGCAATGACGGCTGAAATGTTCTGTTTATCCGGAAGTGATACTATTGGCCCTGTGATGGGAATGTCCCATAGTTTTGTCCCCCACAGTTTCTGGTTGTCGTCAAAGATCCCCAGGCATTTTCTCCCCTGTTCCTCAAGCAGAGCGATAATAACTTTGGCATGACCACCTGCGCCTATGATATATATATCTTTATCTTGCGGCATAGCCGTCACTTCCTTTAAACAGCGGCATCGTCGCTTCGCCTTCGGCGCTTATTCCCTCATGTTTCAGTACTTTTTGTATCGTCATGAGGATGATCTTCATGTCCAGCAGGAACGACCAGTTGTCTATGTACCAGATGTCGTTCTTGAATTTTTCTTCCCACGTTATCGCGTTGCGTCCATGTATCTGCGCCCAGCCGGTTATGCCTTGCGGAACATCAAGACGTCGTTTCTGGTCTTTGTTATATAACGGCACGTATTCCAGTAGTAACGGCCTCGGCCCTACAAGGCTCATTTCCCCCTTCAAGACGTTTATGAGCTGCGGCAGTTCGTCTATGCTCGACGAACGTATTTTTTGTCCCAGCGGCGTCAGTCTTTCCGCATCTGGCAGGAGCTCTCCGTTTTTGTCTTTTGCGTCGGTCATCGTCCGGAATTTATATAGTTTGAACGGCTTTCCCTCTTTTCCTGCTCTCATTCTGTTGAAGAAAACAGGGCATCCCATTTCTCTGGTTATTTTGTATGCCGTCCACAGCAATATTGGTGAGAACACCAATATCCCGATGGCAGCTCCGCTGATGTCGAATATTCTTTTTAATATCCTCTGAAATGGTTTGTCTCTCGTCATTTTATTTTGAGAGGCACTCCTTTAGGGATTTTATTACCCAGTCCTGTTCTTCCTCGGTCATCGCAGAAGCAGAGGGCAGGCAGATACCGGTGTTGAAGAGGTTGTCGGATACGCTTCCATTTTCACCTTCATCATGCGTGAAGTATTTGCTTCCGGCAAAGTACGGCTGGAGGTGCATCGGTTTCCATACAGGACGGCATTCTATGTTTTGTTGGTTCATGTAGTTGATTATGTCCATAAAGTTTTTCCCCGTCGACGGGGCTACCGTAATTGCCGTCAGCCATTGGATGGAGTGGCATTTGGGTGCTTCAGGCATGAATGATATGCCGTGGGTATCGGACAGCTCTTTTTTGTATGTCGCGTAAATTTCACGCCTTCTTGCGATACGCTCTTCAAGATGGAGCATCTGTCCGCGTCCGACGGCAGCGAGCAGGTTGCTCATCCTGTAGTTGTAACCTATTTCCGTATGTTCGTACCATGGGGCGCTGTCACGTGCCTGTGTCGCCCAAAAACGGGCCTTTTGGATGTATTCTTCGTCGTCGGAGAGGAGCATCCCGCCGCCTGAGGTGGTTATTATCTTGTTGCCGTTGTATGAATATATTCCGACTTTTCCAAAGGAGCCGCACATCTTTCCGTAGTATGACGCGCCAAGCGCCTCCGCAGCGTCTTCAAGTATTGGGACACCATATCTATTGCAGATCGCGCAAATCTCATCCATCTTAGGCGGCTGCCCGTAGAGTTCGGCCACGATGACGCATTTGGGCATTTTGCCGGTTTTTACGGCATCGTCAAAGGCCTTTTGTAGAGCGACGGGAGACATGTTCCATGTATCTTCGTCGGAATCGATGAAGACAGGCGTAGCTTTTTGGTAGACTGCCGGGGCGACGGAGGCGATAAATGTCAGGGTGGAGCAGAATACCACGTCACCGGCCTTGACGTCCAGCAACCGTAAACCTAGATGGATTGCCGCACTGCCACATGAGAGGGCAAGCGCCGCTTTTACTCCGGTGTATTCCGCAGTTTCTTTTTCAAAGGCATCTACATGGGGACCAAGTGGCGCTATCCAGTTAGAATCAAACGCCTCTTTGATGAAATTCAGCTCGTCTCCGCTCATATGGGGGTATGAGAGCAGGATTCTTTTATCCGGTCTGCTGATTTCTTTCGTGACGCAATGTGTTTTATAATCCAGCATTAAAATCCACTCTTTCCTAATTCTTCTGTGTCGCTATCTGCCACATACTGATTCCATAATACTGGCCGATGAGTGCCATCTGACCGGCTAGTATATTTATTATCTGTGGTAATTCATCCAGACTCGTCTTACGCAGGAATCTACCTATCTTTGTTATATACGCATCAGGGTTAGCCAGAAGGTGCGTCGGCATATCCTTTGGTGTATCTATTCTCATGGTACGGAATTTATAGATGTAAAAATGTGATTTATGTATGCCGATTCGTTTTTGCTTAAAAAATATGGGGCCGGGAGTATCCAGCTTTATCAGCAGAGCTATTGCAATCAGTACTGGGGAGAGCAGGACAACAGCACTCAGCGCTAGGACAAAATCCATAACGCGCTTGGTTACGATATAAATATGTGAGCTATTATCAGCCATCTGTACCTCGCACCCCAACGTCAATATTATTACCAATTTCGTTTTCACAGGCCGCCAATAAAAATACCGTTGACCCTATACTATTTTAGTCTCGGATATTCTAACATAGATTATAGCTTTTACGTAGTCCAGTTCAAGTATCTTTCTTTTTTTATTTTCCACAAAATTCGTCATTTTGATAAGGCTACCTTTTTGCCACGAATATTTACTCATAAGTTAAGCTGGCCACGGTATAACGTTTTATTTTTTCACGCAATAGTTTGTTAAATTTTACCGTACACGCACATTATGTTTTCTGCCTTTGGATAGCAGAAAGTAATCCTCTTTGGTTATGCCTTTTGTTTTTGCGTAGTCTCTATCCCCAGACCGAGTATCTCCTCTTTCAGCGAATCTCCGGATAATTCTCCACTCGCCGCGTTAAGGAGGATGGCGCTCACCGTCGGCAAGATGCTTTCCGCCTCCGGCGTCAGCTTGCTTTTGAATATTTTCGCATGTCCCGTCGTATCCACGTGGCCGGGGTCGTAGAATAGCTCCTCGTAGAGTTTTTCACCCGTGCGGATACCGGTATATTTTATCTGTATATCTTTGTGCGGTTCATAGCCGTGCAGGCGAATGAGGGTTTCGGCCATGTCGGAGATGTTAACCGGCTCGCCCATGTCTAAGACAAAGAGTTCGCCCCCATCGCCCATCGCGCCGGCCTGGAGCACGAGGCTGACGGCCTCGGGGATGAGCATGAAGTAGCGTTTCATCTGCGGGTGGGTGACGGTAACGGGACCGCCCTCGGCTATCTGGCGCTCAAATTTCGGCACGACGCTGCCGCGGCTGCCGAGAACGTTGCCGAAGCGCACGGCCATGTATTTAGTCCGGGGGTATTCCTGCTGTACGGAGAGCAGCAGGCGCTCGGCGGCGCGCTTCGTCGCCCCCATCACGCTTGTGGGGTGCACCGCCTTATCGGTGGAGATCATCACGAAACGCTCCACGTTATACCTGCCGGCGAGCGTGGCGATGTTCCAGGTGCCATAGGCGTTGACGCGCAGCGCCTCGCGCGGGTTGTCCTCCATCAGCGGCACATGTTTATGCGCCCCCGCGTGGAATACGACCTGCGGCGCGAACCGCTCGAATATCGACTTCATCGTCGTTTCGTCGGCGATATCGGCGATTATCGGAATCACCGGCACGGTGTTGCCACACTCGGCAAGGGATTCCATCAGCAGATAGATCGACTGTTCCCCGTGGCCAAGGGCCAGGAGCTTTTCCGGCTGGCGCGCAAGCAGCTGGCGGCATATCTCGGAGCCGATGGAGCCCCCGGCACCGGTGACAAGCACGGTTTTGCCGCCTATCAGCGATTTGATGTTTTCATCGTCAAGTTTTATCGGCTCACGGCGCAGCAGGTCCTCCAGGTTGACTGAGCGCAGACGGCTGACGTTCACCTGTCCGTCCGCAAGGGTGAGCAGGCTGGGAAGCACACGCACCGTCACCTTTTCTTTACTCAGTATCTCGACATATTCTCTCATCTGCGCGCCGGTAGCCGAGGGGATCGCGATCAGCACCGTATCGACCGCGCAGCGTTTTATTAGTGTGGAGATATCCTGTTTGCCGCCCAGCACCTTAAGCGAGGCCACGGTCATGTTGCGCAGATTCGGGTCGTCGTCGATGAAGCCGACGGGATACATCACCGAGGAATTCCGCAGAAGGTCGCGCGCAAGTATAGTTCCGGCCTCGCCGGCTCCCACAATGAGCACGCGCTGTTCGGGCATATTGTGGGCGTTGCGGCTGACGAGCGCCAGACGCCAGACGGCCCGCGTTCCCGTCAGAAGGATGAAGGCGATCAGTATAAAGATTAGGAACGACGACCGCGGCACGCCAACCACCCGAAATGTGCTGTTGAAGGCGAGGAATACGCAGACACCGATCCAGTACCAGCTGGAAAACCGCGCATATTCTTCTATGCTGGCCCGCGGCCACATTACCGTATATGTCTGTCCCGCGAAGAGCGAGGCAAGGATGATGATGGAAAATACCGCCGCCGTGACCAGAAAATCGTTAACATACCGCCCCTCAAGCAGGTATGAGAGGCGCAGCGCGTAACCAGTGAAGACGGCAACTATTAAAGATAAAAAGTCGACCAGCAGCACGCGTCTGTTGCGCATGCCGAACCATAATACTATTGAGAGTATCTTTCGGTAGAACGGCCCAGTCGTTGCCATCTTTATCCTCCTCTTAAATTAGGAACGCAGCAGCATCCTCAGGCGTTTCTTTTTCTCCGCCGTGGCGGCGTCTTCGTCAGAGGATTTCCAAAAATGACGCGCAAAGGCGAGCATCACAGCACAAAATAACCCCAACAGCGCCGATAATACCACAATTTTACCACGTCCCTGCGGCGCCTTTTCATCGGGCAGCGAAGCGGGCGAAATAAGCTGTATCACCATTGGGCTCTTGTCTTTTATTTTACGGTTTTCGTCATATTGGGTCAACATAGTATACAGGTCCAGCAGCGAAGTGATCTTTGGACTGCCGCCATCAGATGATTTTTTCTCTATCTCATTGATTTTTTTCTTGATCGTCCCTTCAAGGTAGGCGTCTTTGTTGGAAACCGTAGCGGTGATCCCCATCTCTTCGAGCGTGCCAACTGTCTTGTTGTAGATGAAGCCGGCCATCTTCATTGCCGTCTCCGGTTCGGAGGCATCTACTTTGAGCGTGATGACACTGTTTTTATCAATGTCCACTTTTATATCTTTTTCGAGCTCTCTTCTCGCGGTGATCCGCGACTGCGAGCCGCCACCCCTTGTCTTCAGCAGGCCAAATTCGTCGATCACGACGTCAAGCGTGGCGTTGCTCAAGATAACGCCGCCAACAATATTGCCCGGCATCTGTACCGCGAAGTCCCCGTTATCCAACACGGACGACGTAAGCGGCATCATCTGGACTTCGCTGCTGTATTTTGGCTCCGTAAGGAAGAACGCGTAAAGAAGCCCCGCCAGAGTAAAGAGCAGCACCGTTCCGATAATCAGCTTTTTCTGTTCGGCAAGGACTATAAGTATATCCAGTATGGACATTTCCTCATCACAATTTTCCGGATATAATTCCTGTTCGCTAGAATAATTACTCATATCAGACCTCCGCAAGATGTTATGCCTACAAGTATGCTTCAATACTTGACAGATTAATCTTTAAGTTGCGGCGAAAAACACAACTTGAGTATTGTAGCACACTATATGCGGATATTGTAGCTTATATAATTTAATATAACAGTAAAAAGTACTTACCCGAGATAAGCCAGCAGCGCGCCTCCCGCGAGCACGGAGCCGATCTGCCCCGCGACGTTGGCGCCGACGGCGTGCATCAGCAGGTGGTTGCTGGGGTCGGCCTTCTGTCCCAGCCGCTGGATGGTGCGCGCGGACATCGGGAAGGCCGATATCCCCGCCGCCCCGATCATCGGGTTGATGCGCTTATCTTTCGGCAGGAAGAGATTCAGCAGCTTCGCGGTGAGCACGCCGCCCGCGGTGTCCAGCACGAAGGCGACAAGCCCCATCGCGATTATCACGAGAGTATTCACGTTGACGAATTTTTCACCCGTCATCGTCGCGGCGATCGCAAAGCCCAAGAGTATTGTCACAATATTTGCCAGCTCGTTCTGCGCGGCGTTGGAGAGACGGTCGGTGACGCCGCTGACGCGCAGCAGGTTGCCGAACATGACAAAGCCGAGCAGTGAGACGGAGGCGGGGGCGACGATACCGCCGAGAATGGTTATGAGTATCGGGAAGAGTATCAGCATGCGGCGTGACACCGGCCGGTCGGCGTAGGGCATCTTCATGCAGCGCTCGTTCTTGGTGGTGAGGGCCAAAATCACCGGCGGCTGAATGAGCGGCACAAGGGCCATGTATGTATAGGCCGCCACCGATATCGGTCCCAGCAGGTTAGGCGCGAAACGCGTCGATACATATATCGAAGTCGGCCCGTCCGCGGCGCCGATGATACCGATCGAGGCCGCCTCGTAGATATCATAGCCAAAGAATAGCGCGAGGCCCATGGTGAGGAATATACCCATCTGCGCGGTAAGGCCGAAGAGGAACATCTTCGGGTTTGCCAGCAGCGGCGTGAAGTCGCACATCGCGCCAACGGCGATCAGGATCAGCAGTGGCATGATCTCCGTGGCGATACCGATCTTGAAGAACATCGAAAGCGCCCCCTCGATGAGCTTGCCGCCCGCGATCTGGTCTATCGCGGAAGAAAGGGGAAGGTTCACAAGTATCGTCCCAAATCCCATCGGCAGCAGCAGATTCGGCTCAAACTCCTTTTTGACCGCCAGA
Coding sequences within it:
- a CDS encoding acetyltransferase, coding for MPQDKDIYIIGAGGHAKVIIALLEEQGRKCLGIFDDNQKLWGTKLWDIPITGPIVSLPDKQNISAVIAIGNNEVRRNISKNFVNVRWDTLVHPHAWIHKSVTIKEGSVIFAGVVIQPDTVIGAHTIINTSASIDHDCRIGNFCHIAPGCHLAGGVQMEDGSFLGVNSAVLPCINISSDIVVGANGVVINDLRIPGTYVGVPARKIK
- a CDS encoding sugar transferase: MTRDKPFQRILKRIFDISGAAIGILVFSPILLWTAYKITREMGCPVFFNRMRAGKEGKPFKLYKFRTMTDAKDKNGELLPDAERLTPLGQKIRSSSIDELPQLINVLKGEMSLVGPRPLLLEYVPLYNKDQKRRLDVPQGITGWAQIHGRNAITWEEKFKNDIWYIDNWSFLLDMKIILMTIQKVLKHEGISAEGEATMPLFKGSDGYAAR
- a CDS encoding aminotransferase class I/II-fold pyridoxal phosphate-dependent enzyme → MLDYKTHCVTKEISRPDKRILLSYPHMSGDELNFIKEAFDSNWIAPLGPHVDAFEKETAEYTGVKAALALSCGSAAIHLGLRLLDVKAGDVVFCSTLTFIASVAPAVYQKATPVFIDSDEDTWNMSPVALQKAFDDAVKTGKMPKCVIVAELYGQPPKMDEICAICNRYGVPILEDAAEALGASYYGKMCGSFGKVGIYSYNGNKIITTSGGGMLLSDDEEYIQKARFWATQARDSAPWYEHTEIGYNYRMSNLLAAVGRGQMLHLEERIARRREIYATYKKELSDTHGISFMPEAPKCHSIQWLTAITVAPSTGKNFMDIINYMNQQNIECRPVWKPMHLQPYFAGSKYFTHDEGENGSVSDNLFNTGICLPSASAMTEEEQDWVIKSLKECLSK
- a CDS encoding sugar transferase gives rise to the protein MADNSSHIYIVTKRVMDFVLALSAVVLLSPVLIAIALLIKLDTPGPIFFKQKRIGIHKSHFYIYKFRTMRIDTPKDMPTHLLANPDAYITKIGRFLRKTSLDELPQIINILAGQMALIGQYYGISMWQIATQKN
- a CDS encoding nucleoside-diphosphate sugar epimerase/dehydratase, whose product is MATTGPFYRKILSIVLWFGMRNRRVLLVDFLSLIVAVFTGYALRLSYLLEGRYVNDFLVTAAVFSIIILASLFAGQTYTVMWPRASIEEYARFSSWYWIGVCVFLAFNSTFRVVGVPRSSFLIFILIAFILLTGTRAVWRLALVSRNAHNMPEQRVLIVGAGEAGTILARDLLRNSSVMYPVGFIDDDPNLRNMTVASLKVLGGKQDISTLIKRCAVDTVLIAIPSATGAQMREYVEILSKEKVTVRVLPSLLTLADGQVNVSRLRSVNLEDLLRREPIKLDDENIKSLIGGKTVLVTGAGGSIGSEICRQLLARQPEKLLALGHGEQSIYLLMESLAECGNTVPVIPIIADIADETTMKSIFERFAPQVVFHAGAHKHVPLMEDNPREALRVNAYGTWNIATLAGRYNVERFVMISTDKAVHPTSVMGATKRAAERLLLSVQQEYPRTKYMAVRFGNVLGSRGSVVPKFERQIAEGGPVTVTHPQMKRYFMLIPEAVSLVLQAGAMGDGGELFVLDMGEPVNISDMAETLIRLHGYEPHKDIQIKYTGIRTGEKLYEELFYDPGHVDTTGHAKIFKSKLTPEAESILPTVSAILLNAASGELSGDSLKEEILGLGIETTQKQKA
- a CDS encoding Wzz/FepE/Etk N-terminal domain-containing protein, whose translation is MSNYSSEQELYPENCDEEMSILDILIVLAEQKKLIIGTVLLFTLAGLLYAFFLTEPKYSSEVQMMPLTSSVLDNGDFAVQMPGNIVGGVILSNATLDVVIDEFGLLKTRGGGSQSRITARRELEKDIKVDIDKNSVITLKVDASEPETAMKMAGFIYNKTVGTLEEMGITATVSNKDAYLEGTIKKKINEIEKKSSDGGSPKITSLLDLYTMLTQYDENRKIKDKSPMVIQLISPASLPDEKAPQGRGKIVVLSALLGLFCAVMLAFARHFWKSSDEDAATAEKKKRLRMLLRS
- a CDS encoding sodium ion-translocating decarboxylase subunit beta, with protein sequence MDFFIHTFEAVTWQNLVMMGVGGLLIYLAVKKEFEPNLLLPMGFGTILVNLPLSSAIDQIAGGKLIEGALSMFFKIGIATEIMPLLILIAVGAMCDFTPLLANPKMFLFGLTAQMGIFLTMGLALFFGYDIYEAASIGIIGAADGPTSIYVSTRFAPNLLGPISVAAYTYMALVPLIQPPVILALTTKNERCMKMPYADRPVSRRMLILFPILITILGGIVAPASVSLLGFVMFGNLLRVSGVTDRLSNAAQNELANIVTILLGFAIAATMTGEKFVNVNTLVIIAMGLVAFVLDTAGGVLTAKLLNLFLPKDKRINPMIGAAGISAFPMSARTIQRLGQKADPSNHLLMHAVGANVAGQIGSVLAGGALLAYLG